From the Leptospira congkakensis genome, the window TTGGCTCAGTTCCAATCCATCAAAGATATTGAGAATGGAACAGAACTGAGTTTTACCAAAGAAAAATAATTTAGATTTGTATTTGGTTAGAATGAAATACTAAATTGTTTGTAAATACAGCCAAAGTGCTTTGAGTTCTGTGTCCGTTAGTTGACCCAAACTTTGCCAAGGCATTGGAAATTTCATCTCTGAACCATCTGGACGTTTTCCTGTTCTGATGGTTTGGATGAAATTAGATTCCGTATAATTTGTTAAACCAATTTTACTGATATCTTGTGCTTGAGGCCATTCCGGTGGTGCACCTTGGATCGGACCTCCTTTTAAGTTAAATCCATGACAACCGGTACAAGTTGACGCAACATATTTTCCATATTCCAAAGAAACAGAAGGTTTAATATTTGTTAAGTGAACTGTCTCGTGGTTGATGATTTCAGCGGAAACAAAGATTGGAATTTCTCCAATCAAATATAAAAATCTTCCCAAGAGGCCTGGTTTGATGTCTCCTTTTGGTTTGTCTACGGCAGGAGTGGAACGTAAATAGGAAATCAATTTGCCAATGTCTTCGTTGGTCATTCCGTGAAAATCGGTGGAAGGCATAAAGATTAAAGCTTTACCATTTTTGCCGACACCATGTCGGATGGAAATGGCAAGTTCTTCATCAGATCTGTTTGATAAAACTCCCCCTTTACCCGATGTTAGGTTTGATCCAGAAAGAGTTCCGATTGCCGGATCATCAATAAATGTTTTTCCGCTTCCATCTACATCATGGCAATCACCACATCCTCTTGATTGATAGAGACGTTTTCCTTCCGCTATGTCAACTGGTTTGGAAAATTTAGGAATGGGAACAGATTTTACTTCATAGGTTTTGTTCATACGTACTGAACTGATCGCAAAGATTGTAGCGACTAACAGTACGACTATGCCCAATAAAGATAGGAAGGTGAAAAGAAAGATACGGGAAATTTTTTTCATAGGTGGAGGAATTAGAATCGAAATAAGAATTTGGTCAAGTGGGATTTTGGTGGGTTGCGAGGGGGGTGGATGTACAGGATTGGATATCAGTATCCCCGCCCGATTAGAGGGTGGGGAACTAGACCCGCCTCCCAATGAGTTCCAAATATCATATTTTCCAGAAAAAGGAAATTTCTTTCCAAAGCCTAAAAATTTTT encodes:
- a CDS encoding c-type cytochrome; amino-acid sequence: MNKTYEVKSVPIPKFSKPVDIAEGKRLYQSRGCGDCHDVDGSGKTFIDDPAIGTLSGSNLTSGKGGVLSNRSDEELAISIRHGVGKNGKALIFMPSTDFHGMTNEDIGKLISYLRSTPAVDKPKGDIKPGLLGRFLYLIGEIPIFVSAEIINHETVHLTNIKPSVSLEYGKYVASTCTGCHGFNLKGGPIQGAPPEWPQAQDISKIGLTNYTESNFIQTIRTGKRPDGSEMKFPMPWQSLGQLTDTELKALWLYLQTI